In Cloacibacterium caeni, a single window of DNA contains:
- a CDS encoding TonB-dependent receptor plug domain-containing protein produces MVLSIKTKEIKEITFRGKGKPKNTDLTSLEISAKQAQIVASLSGGVEGLIKSLPSVNSNAELSSQYMVRGGNYDENLIYINDIEIYRPFLVRNSLQEGMSIINPDMVSMINFSAGGFEAKYGDKMSSALNIYYRQPSKTEISGEASLIGGRLSLGLASKNKKLSALFSGRYRNTNLVLNTLNEDTDFNPQYFDFQSYINYYINDKWSVSFLGYWSKNDYEMIPNYKEVDFGTVQQPIKLLVGYEGKEDDSYKNMMGTASITYKPSKKLSVTLDNFAYQNREREYYTIASGYLLQTFDPVTGDPNSSYDAGGQIDHARNDLLARTYGSQLRVKFSPNANTDIEVGAKFEKEMLKDLTNEWQLVDSLGYSTPRTYLNPGVLDASDLKLKYNISGNNEINPTRISGYAQFSKKLYWEENRVFINGGVRAQQWSFNKETLISPRAQFAIKPDWDADMLFRISGGIYYQAPYYKEIKDLDGTFNENIKAQKSIQLILANDYEFKMVERPFKLTTELYYKKMNDLIPYYIDNVRIRYSGKNNSEGYAYGVDTRLFGEFVPGVDSWISVSYARAKENIDGRGYIARPTDQRFRFSMFYQDYMPKFPSMKVNLTLLFASGLPNGASLFADPYEYTKTLPSYKRVDIGLEKVFIDQKDNKATGDFWRKCKELSLGVQIFNAFNINNTIANQWITDVNSSYIYPVPVRLTGRFFNVRLNFKF; encoded by the coding sequence ATGGTACTTTCCATTAAAACCAAAGAAATTAAAGAGATTACCTTCCGTGGAAAAGGAAAACCAAAGAATACCGATCTTACTTCTCTTGAAATTTCTGCAAAACAAGCTCAGATTGTAGCTTCGCTTTCTGGTGGTGTAGAAGGTTTGATTAAGTCTTTGCCTTCGGTAAATTCTAATGCAGAATTGTCATCGCAATACATGGTGAGAGGTGGTAATTATGATGAAAATTTAATTTACATCAATGATATTGAGATTTACAGACCATTTCTTGTGAGAAACTCTTTGCAAGAAGGAATGAGCATCATTAATCCAGATATGGTTTCTATGATTAACTTTTCTGCAGGTGGTTTCGAAGCGAAATATGGTGATAAAATGAGTTCTGCGCTGAATATTTATTACAGGCAACCTTCAAAAACCGAAATCTCTGGTGAGGCAAGTCTTATTGGCGGAAGATTGTCTCTAGGTTTAGCTTCTAAGAATAAAAAATTATCTGCTTTATTCTCAGGAAGATACAGAAACACCAATTTGGTTCTGAATACGTTGAATGAAGATACAGATTTTAATCCTCAATATTTTGATTTTCAATCGTATATCAATTATTACATCAATGATAAATGGTCGGTTTCATTTTTAGGATATTGGTCGAAAAATGACTACGAAATGATTCCAAACTACAAAGAAGTAGATTTTGGAACCGTACAACAGCCGATAAAATTATTGGTAGGTTATGAAGGAAAAGAAGATGATTCTTATAAAAACATGATGGGAACTGCTTCTATCACTTATAAACCAAGCAAAAAATTAAGTGTTACGCTAGATAATTTTGCCTATCAAAACAGAGAAAGAGAATATTATACTATTGCTTCAGGTTATTTATTGCAAACCTTTGATCCTGTGACTGGAGACCCGAATTCTAGTTATGATGCAGGCGGACAAATAGATCATGCAAGAAATGATTTATTAGCAAGAACGTATGGAAGTCAATTGAGAGTAAAATTTTCTCCAAATGCCAATACTGATATAGAAGTAGGTGCAAAATTCGAGAAAGAAATGCTGAAAGATCTTACGAATGAATGGCAATTGGTAGATTCTTTAGGTTACAGTACACCGAGAACTTATTTGAATCCTGGAGTTTTAGACGCGTCTGATTTAAAATTGAAATACAATATTTCTGGAAATAACGAAATCAATCCTACGAGAATTTCTGGTTACGCTCAGTTTTCTAAAAAATTATATTGGGAAGAAAACAGAGTGTTCATCAACGGTGGAGTAAGAGCGCAACAATGGAGTTTTAACAAAGAGACTTTAATTTCACCAAGAGCACAATTCGCGATAAAACCAGATTGGGATGCAGATATGCTTTTCAGAATTTCTGGAGGAATTTATTATCAAGCGCCATATTACAAAGAAATCAAAGATTTAGACGGAACATTTAATGAAAATATTAAAGCTCAGAAATCCATTCAACTTATTTTAGCGAATGATTATGAGTTCAAAATGGTAGAGCGACCATTTAAATTGACCACAGAATTATATTACAAAAAAATGAATGATTTAATTCCGTATTATATTGATAATGTTAGAATTAGATATTCAGGAAAAAATAATTCAGAAGGTTATGCTTATGGAGTTGATACCAGACTGTTCGGTGAATTTGTCCCAGGTGTAGATTCTTGGATTTCTGTAAGTTATGCCAGAGCAAAAGAAAATATTGATGGAAGAGGCTATATTGCAAGACCAACTGACCAAAGATTTAGATTTTCTATGTTTTACCAAGATTACATGCCGAAATTCCCAAGCATGAAAGTTAATCTTACCTTATTATTTGCAAGTGGTTTACCAAATGGAGCTTCATTATTTGCAGACCCTTATGAATACACTAAAACTTTACCTTCTTACAAACGTGTTGATATTGGTTTAGAAAAAGTTTTCATTGACCAAAAAGACAATAAAGCAACAGGTGATTTCTGGAGAAAATGTAAAGAGTTATCATTAGGTGTACAAATTTTCAATGCTTTCAATATTAATAACACTATTGCTAATCAATGGATTACCGATGTTAATTCAAGTTATATTTATCCAGTTCCTGTAAGATTAACGGGTAGATTTTTTAATGTTAGGTTAAACTTTAAGTTTTAA
- the kdsA gene encoding 3-deoxy-8-phosphooctulonate synthase: MIQLLDKIHHKDSKNFFLIAGPCAIEGEEMAFEIAEKIVKLSDKYKIPYIFKGSFKKANRSRVDSFTGIGDEKALEIIKKIGEHFNIPTTTDIHENAHAELAASYGVDVLQIPAFLVRQTDLVVAAAKTGKAVTLKKGQFLSPESMKFAVQKVLDSGNDKVAIIERGNSFGYTDLVVDFRGIPTMQHYAPVILDVTHSLQQPNQNSGVTGGRPELIETIAKAGIAVGTDGIFIETHPDPSCAKSDGANMLKLDLLDDLLGKLTRVREAIL, encoded by the coding sequence ATGATACAATTACTTGATAAAATTCATCACAAAGATTCTAAAAATTTTTTTTTAATTGCTGGTCCTTGTGCTATTGAAGGCGAAGAAATGGCATTTGAAATTGCCGAAAAAATTGTAAAACTTTCAGATAAATATAAAATTCCTTACATTTTCAAAGGAAGTTTTAAAAAAGCCAACAGAAGCAGAGTAGACAGTTTCACAGGAATTGGCGACGAAAAAGCTTTAGAAATTATCAAAAAAATAGGAGAACATTTTAATATTCCTACTACTACAGATATTCACGAAAACGCTCATGCAGAACTCGCAGCTTCTTACGGAGTAGATGTTTTACAAATCCCTGCGTTTTTGGTTCGTCAGACTGATTTAGTAGTGGCTGCAGCAAAAACAGGGAAAGCCGTAACTTTGAAAAAAGGACAGTTTCTTTCGCCAGAATCTATGAAATTTGCAGTGCAAAAAGTCTTAGATTCAGGAAATGACAAAGTGGCGATTATCGAGAGAGGAAATTCTTTCGGATATACAGATTTGGTGGTAGATTTCAGAGGAATTCCTACCATGCAACATTATGCGCCAGTGATTCTAGATGTAACGCACTCTCTTCAACAGCCTAATCAAAATTCAGGAGTAACAGGAGGAAGACCAGAATTGATAGAAACCATTGCCAAAGCTGGAATTGCAGTAGGAACAGACGGAATTTTCATTGAAACACATCCAGATCCTTCTTGTGCAAAATCAGACGGAGCAAATATGCTAAAACTGGATTTGCTTGATGATTTATTAGGAAAACTAACCAGAGTAAGAGAAGCAATCTTATAA
- a CDS encoding PH domain-containing protein, giving the protein MKEFANAKMDKWTLFYTILYIFFSIGMVIFMFNTDAPKFALITLGSILSGAFIFAYFMIPKISLGENAIHVKNAFVNFKISIQDISYVEKVEKLGLNIRTFGAGGVFGYFGYFNGNDVWYVTNIYKKVKITMKSGKIYMFSPENTEDFIQQITNLKSKI; this is encoded by the coding sequence ATGAAAGAATTTGCGAATGCCAAAATGGATAAATGGACTTTGTTTTACACCATTTTATACATTTTTTTCTCTATTGGAATGGTGATTTTTATGTTTAATACAGATGCACCTAAGTTCGCATTAATTACTTTGGGTAGCATTCTTTCTGGAGCTTTTATTTTTGCTTATTTCATGATTCCCAAAATCAGTTTGGGTGAAAATGCAATCCATGTAAAAAATGCTTTTGTTAATTTTAAAATTTCAATCCAAGATATTTCTTATGTTGAAAAAGTAGAAAAACTGGGATTAAACATCAGAACATTTGGAGCAGGAGGCGTTTTTGGTTATTTTGGTTATTTTAATGGCAATGATGTTTGGTACGTAACCAATATTTATAAAAAAGTAAAAATTACCATGAAATCTGGGAAAATCTATATGTTTTCACCAGAAAATACAGAAGATTTTATTCAACAAATCACAAACCTAAAATCTAAAATTTAA
- a CDS encoding zinc ribbon domain-containing protein encodes MAKKTVEISVEEKLRALYDLQIIDSRLDEIRNTRGELPIEVEDLEIEIEGLNKRAQKFENEIKDLNDDINNKKEVINHSKSLMEKYKSQQDNVRNNKEFEALAKEIEFQDLEVQLAEKKIKEFTAKIAHKNELLDELKGKIGELESHLNFKKNELDALISETQKEEDYLLEKSKEFAEKIDERLLASYKRIRNNSGNGLAVVGLERGAPKGSFFTIPPQKQMEIAQRKKIIIDEHSGKILVDDELVMEENEKMASIIKF; translated from the coding sequence ATGGCAAAAAAAACTGTAGAAATTTCAGTAGAAGAAAAATTAAGAGCCCTTTATGATTTACAAATCATAGACTCTAGATTAGACGAAATCCGCAATACAAGAGGTGAATTACCAATTGAGGTAGAAGATTTAGAAATCGAAATCGAAGGTCTTAACAAGAGAGCACAAAAATTCGAAAACGAAATTAAAGACTTAAATGATGACATTAATAACAAAAAAGAAGTTATTAATCATTCTAAATCTTTGATGGAGAAATATAAATCTCAACAAGACAACGTAAGAAATAATAAAGAATTCGAAGCGCTTGCTAAAGAAATCGAATTTCAGGATTTAGAAGTTCAGTTAGCTGAAAAGAAAATCAAAGAATTTACTGCAAAAATCGCTCACAAAAATGAACTTTTAGATGAGTTGAAAGGTAAAATCGGAGAGCTAGAAAGTCACTTAAACTTCAAGAAAAACGAACTTGATGCTTTAATTTCTGAAACTCAAAAAGAAGAAGATTATTTATTAGAAAAATCTAAAGAATTTGCAGAAAAAATAGACGAAAGATTATTAGCTTCTTACAAAAGAATTAGAAATAATTCTGGAAACGGATTAGCAGTAGTAGGTCTAGAAAGAGGTGCGCCAAAAGGTTCATTCTTTACCATTCCGCCACAGAAACAAATGGAAATCGCTCAGCGTAAGAAAATTATCATTGATGAGCATTCTGGTAAAATATTGGTAGACGATGAGTTGGTAATGGAAGAGAATGAAAAAATGGCTTCTATCATTAAATTCTAA
- a CDS encoding Nif3-like dinuclear metal center hexameric protein, which produces MILKEFTSELDKLFSLRQAEDFDNVGLLCGKPTREVSGVLVCHDALENVVDEAILKNCNVIVTFHPIIFSGLKSITGKNYVERAVLKAIENKIAIYAIHTAFDNDYFGVNYRICNELGLKNQKILMPKSENLLQLVVYVPSEYSEKVKNALFEAGAGNIGFYDECSFSVKGNGTFRPIEGSNPFLGTYNVRENTDEEMISVIFEGFKKNQILSAMKSAHPYEEVAYQLYALENDNQYVGLGRYGELEQEMEEKYFLKFVKEKFNLEVIRHSEFLNKKIKKVGVLGGSGVSGISAAKASGCDAYLTGDVKYHDFFQSENQMIICDIGHFESEQFVTEQLVEILSEKFPTFAFSKSTEKTNPVNYFF; this is translated from the coding sequence ATGATTTTAAAAGAATTTACTTCAGAATTAGATAAACTATTTTCGCTTAGACAAGCTGAAGATTTTGATAATGTAGGTTTGCTTTGTGGTAAACCAACTCGCGAAGTTTCTGGAGTTTTGGTTTGTCATGATGCGCTAGAAAACGTTGTAGATGAAGCTATTTTGAAGAATTGTAATGTGATTGTAACGTTTCACCCAATTATTTTTTCTGGGTTAAAATCCATCACTGGCAAAAACTATGTAGAACGCGCAGTCCTAAAAGCCATCGAAAATAAAATTGCGATTTATGCGATTCACACAGCGTTTGATAATGATTATTTCGGAGTGAATTATAGAATCTGCAATGAATTAGGCTTGAAAAATCAAAAAATTCTGATGCCAAAGTCAGAAAATCTTTTGCAATTGGTGGTTTATGTTCCTTCTGAATATTCAGAAAAGGTGAAAAATGCTTTATTTGAAGCAGGTGCAGGAAATATTGGTTTCTATGATGAATGCAGTTTTTCGGTGAAAGGAAATGGAACTTTCAGACCGATTGAAGGTTCTAATCCATTTTTGGGAACTTATAATGTGAGAGAAAATACTGATGAAGAAATGATTTCTGTGATTTTTGAAGGTTTCAAAAAGAATCAGATTTTGTCTGCGATGAAATCTGCGCATCCTTATGAAGAAGTAGCGTATCAACTTTATGCTTTAGAGAATGACAATCAATACGTTGGCTTAGGAAGATACGGAGAATTAGAACAAGAAATGGAAGAAAAATATTTCTTAAAATTCGTGAAAGAAAAATTCAATTTAGAAGTGATTCGTCATTCTGAGTTTTTGAATAAAAAAATCAAAAAAGTAGGCGTTTTAGGTGGAAGTGGAGTCAGTGGAATTTCGGCAGCAAAAGCTTCTGGATGTGATGCTTACTTAACGGGAGATGTAAAATACCATGATTTTTTCCAAAGCGAAAACCAAATGATCATCTGTGATATAGGACATTTCGAGTCAGAACAATTTGTTACTGAGCAATTAGTTGAGATTTTGTCGGAAAAATTTCCTACATTTGCATTCTCAAAATCCACAGAAAAAACCAACCCTGTAAATTATTTCTTTTAA
- a CDS encoding ion transporter — translation MQKREHNLIAEDTPWKKKIFRIIYFSDTPSGKIFDLLLLLMIILSTFIVMMESVQKVDEHYHSLLVSLEWLITIAFTIEYILRISVVKNKKDYIFSFLGIIDFLSLLPFFLSLFFPFTKFLSMIRLLRMLRIFRVLNLLDYMNDGQYIVQALKNSSRKIYIFLLFIMILVTIIGSLMFVIENGNNGFIDIPTSIYWAVVTITTVGYGDISPVTPLGKFLSVILMLCGYSIIAVPTGIVTSEMRRKMAKTRLCDRCGNSENDEDARYCKTCGEKLMELK, via the coding sequence ATGCAAAAAAGAGAACATAATTTAATTGCAGAAGATACTCCTTGGAAAAAGAAAATTTTCAGGATTATCTATTTTTCTGATACTCCATCAGGAAAGATTTTTGACTTATTGCTTCTTTTGATGATTATCCTGAGCACTTTCATTGTTATGATGGAAAGTGTTCAAAAAGTAGACGAACATTATCATTCTCTTTTGGTAAGCCTTGAATGGCTCATTACCATTGCATTTACGATAGAATATATTCTGAGAATTTCTGTGGTTAAAAACAAAAAAGATTATATTTTCAGTTTTTTAGGCATTATAGATTTTTTATCACTTCTTCCGTTTTTCTTGAGCTTATTTTTCCCATTCACCAAGTTTCTTTCTATGATTAGACTCTTGAGAATGCTAAGAATTTTTAGAGTTCTCAATTTATTAGATTACATGAATGACGGCCAATACATTGTTCAAGCACTAAAAAATAGTTCTAGAAAAATTTATATTTTCCTTCTTTTCATAATGATTCTAGTGACTATAATTGGTTCACTGATGTTTGTTATAGAAAACGGAAATAACGGATTTATAGACATTCCTACGTCTATTTATTGGGCAGTTGTAACAATTACTACAGTTGGTTATGGTGATATTTCTCCAGTCACTCCTTTAGGAAAATTTTTATCCGTCATTTTAATGTTATGCGGTTATAGCATCATTGCGGTTCCTACAGGAATTGTAACCTCTGAAATGAGAAGAAAAATGGCCAAAACTAGACTTTGCGACAGATGTGGAAATAGTGAAAATGATGAAGATGCAAGATATTGCAAGACTTGTGGCGAAAAACTTATGGAATTAAAATAA
- a CDS encoding RES family NAD+ phosphorylase, with translation MIVFRLSKAQFANDVSGKGAELVGGRWNSRGNAMLYTSQSIALCVTEIAVHVPLGILPKDYQLVHIEVPDEDFLELKRLPKDWQTFPHSNSTQMLGDKFLKEQKFLVLKVPSATVQGEFNYLINPRHKNFNQIKILKIESFSFDERLFRR, from the coding sequence ATGATTGTTTTTAGACTTTCAAAAGCACAATTTGCCAATGATGTATCTGGAAAAGGAGCTGAATTGGTTGGAGGAAGGTGGAATAGCAGAGGAAATGCTATGCTGTATACTTCTCAAAGTATTGCGCTTTGCGTTACAGAAATTGCAGTTCATGTTCCGCTTGGAATTTTACCAAAAGATTATCAATTGGTACATATTGAAGTTCCTGATGAAGATTTTTTAGAATTGAAAAGATTACCAAAAGATTGGCAAACATTTCCGCACTCTAATTCTACTCAAATGTTAGGAGATAAATTTCTGAAAGAGCAGAAATTTTTGGTACTGAAAGTTCCTTCTGCTACGGTTCAAGGTGAATTTAATTATTTGATAAATCCGAGACATAAAAATTTTAATCAAATTAAAATTTTGAAAATAGAAAGTTTTAGTTTTGATGAAAGGCTATTTAGAAGATGA
- the parS gene encoding type II RES/Xre toxin-antitoxin system antitoxin — translation MKKNKLYTQEEKEVQLVQETTAFYGTSVGFTSIDDRSVFAIIDSINKGISFTAFENIIKKYSFTLQNWAEFLHISNKTLSRYQKESKTFDALQSERIMQIEILHSKGEEVFGSRENFSTWLETENLALGNIIPRDLLKNSFGINLLMDELVRIEHGVLA, via the coding sequence ATGAAAAAGAATAAACTTTATACACAAGAAGAAAAAGAAGTGCAACTTGTGCAAGAAACCACCGCTTTTTATGGTACTTCAGTAGGTTTTACTTCTATTGATGATAGAAGCGTCTTTGCTATTATAGATTCTATTAATAAAGGGATTTCTTTTACTGCTTTCGAAAATATTATAAAAAAATACAGTTTTACGCTCCAAAATTGGGCGGAGTTTTTACATATTTCTAATAAAACCTTATCTCGCTACCAAAAAGAATCAAAAACGTTTGATGCTTTACAGTCAGAGCGTATTATGCAAATAGAAATTTTACACAGTAAAGGAGAAGAAGTTTTCGGCAGTAGAGAGAATTTTTCTACTTGGCTAGAAACAGAAAACCTTGCTCTAGGAAACATTATACCAAGGGATTTGCTTAAAAATTCTTTTGGCATAAATTTATTAATGGATGAATTAGTTAGAATTGAGCACGGTGTTTTAGCATAA
- a CDS encoding peptidylprolyl isomerase, giving the protein MNIDKDFYNGLQDGVYAKMETSKGELIIQFFDQDAPVTVANFVGLAQGTIENKAKAKGVPYYDGIVFHRVIKNFMIQGGDPQGTGMGDPGYKFDDEKNNLKHEGKGYLSMANSGPNTNGSQFFITEVPTPWLDGRHTIFGKVIKGEDVIDAIANSETGAQDRPKEEIKIVKVTVFTKGDAYEKYDAAKIFNEGRAKIQENNKVYIAKQEAEAAKKLEDLKAGMTTTASGLLYKITKSNPEGKAPKAGDMVSVHYAGKLTNGQEFDNSFKRGEPIEIPIGVGQVIKGWDEGIQLLKAGEAATLLIPSELGYGTRGAGGVIPPNAWLIFDVELVKVK; this is encoded by the coding sequence ATGAATATAGACAAAGATTTTTACAACGGTCTTCAAGACGGTGTTTACGCTAAAATGGAAACTTCTAAAGGTGAATTGATTATCCAATTTTTTGATCAAGATGCGCCTGTTACAGTAGCTAATTTTGTAGGCCTTGCACAAGGAACTATTGAAAATAAAGCAAAAGCAAAAGGAGTTCCTTATTATGACGGAATTGTTTTTCACAGAGTGATTAAAAACTTTATGATTCAAGGAGGTGATCCTCAAGGAACAGGAATGGGAGATCCTGGTTATAAGTTTGATGATGAGAAAAACAACCTAAAACACGAAGGAAAAGGTTACCTTTCTATGGCAAATTCTGGACCTAATACTAATGGTTCTCAGTTTTTTATCACAGAAGTTCCTACGCCTTGGTTAGACGGAAGACATACTATTTTTGGTAAAGTAATTAAAGGAGAAGATGTAATTGATGCGATTGCTAATTCTGAAACTGGTGCTCAAGACAGACCAAAAGAAGAAATTAAAATTGTAAAAGTGACTGTTTTCACTAAGGGTGATGCTTACGAAAAATATGATGCTGCTAAAATCTTCAACGAAGGGAGGGCAAAAATCCAAGAAAACAACAAAGTTTACATCGCTAAACAAGAAGCAGAAGCTGCTAAAAAATTAGAAGATTTAAAAGCTGGAATGACTACCACAGCTTCTGGTTTACTATATAAAATCACAAAATCTAATCCAGAAGGTAAAGCTCCAAAAGCTGGAGACATGGTTTCTGTACACTACGCTGGTAAATTAACAAACGGACAAGAATTTGACAATTCTTTCAAAAGAGGTGAACCAATTGAGATTCCAATCGGTGTTGGTCAAGTAATCAAAGGTTGGGATGAAGGAATCCAACTTCTAAAAGCAGGAGAAGCGGCTACTTTATTGATTCCATCTGAATTAGGTTACGGAACAAGAGGAGCAGGAGGTGTAATTCCACCAAATGCTTGGTTAATCTTCGATGTAGAATTGGTGAAAGTAAAATAA
- a CDS encoding FKBP-type peptidyl-prolyl cis-trans isomerase yields the protein MKKVVFISLLSLLSCVKNSPAHPPVGGVLSQEDLNVSKNRAKSLNLLERKQIQDWINQQDKKFYSTGLNYWTDISNSESRTKKKDGELVSYEYDLYDFNQEKLYEKPNQNIDAPLGKFEELKAVEDAVRYMKKGEQATLLVPSVLAFGTYGDDEKIPNDMPLIIKVKIL from the coding sequence ATGAAAAAGGTAGTTTTCATTTCATTATTATCACTTTTATCTTGTGTTAAAAATTCACCAGCTCATCCTCCAGTTGGCGGCGTTTTATCACAAGAAGACTTAAATGTGTCTAAAAATAGAGCTAAAAGTCTCAATTTATTAGAAAGAAAACAAATTCAGGATTGGATAAACCAGCAAGACAAAAAATTCTATTCTACAGGACTAAATTATTGGACGGATATTAGTAATTCTGAATCTAGAACTAAGAAAAAAGATGGTGAATTGGTTTCGTATGAATATGATTTATATGATTTCAACCAAGAAAAACTATACGAAAAGCCTAACCAAAATATAGATGCTCCATTAGGAAAATTCGAAGAATTAAAAGCGGTAGAAGATGCAGTACGTTATATGAAAAAAGGAGAACAAGCTACACTTTTGGTACCTTCAGTTCTTGCTTTTGGAACGTACGGAGATGATGAAAAAATTCCAAATGACATGCCTTTAATCATTAAAGTTAAAATTTTGTAA
- a CDS encoding branched-chain amino acid aminotransferase, whose protein sequence is MIIQKTSNSRIGEFDPENIGFGTAFIDHMIVCEYENGKWGEVRLMPYGPLPFTPAMMGVNYGQACFEGMKAYKDKDGEVYLFRPEKNFERINKSAKRLAMPEITEEMFIGGLKALVDMDRNWIPYGEGKSLYIRPLIFATEEALKARIANKYMFAIVATPVQSYYTEPVSVKISDFYSRAASGGVGSAKAAGNYAASFYPTKLAAEEGYEQIIWTDDATHKYFEESGTMNVFVRINDTIYTPPTSEKILDGVTRDSFLQLAKHKGIDVKVEPVEVAKVLEAHSKGELIEVWGVGTAVVTSVFKALGYKDQKLTLPELSEEASFALTLKKALVDIQTNKAEDPFGWRVKVEKHILETA, encoded by the coding sequence ATGATAATTCAAAAAACTTCAAACTCAAGAATTGGGGAATTTGACCCAGAAAACATTGGATTTGGTACAGCATTTATAGATCATATGATTGTATGTGAGTACGAAAATGGAAAATGGGGTGAAGTCAGGCTTATGCCATATGGTCCGCTACCTTTTACACCAGCGATGATGGGCGTAAATTATGGGCAAGCTTGTTTTGAAGGAATGAAGGCTTATAAAGATAAAGATGGAGAAGTGTATCTTTTCCGTCCTGAGAAAAATTTCGAAAGAATTAATAAGTCAGCAAAGCGTCTTGCAATGCCAGAAATCACTGAAGAAATGTTTATCGGTGGTTTAAAAGCATTAGTAGATATGGATAGAAATTGGATTCCTTATGGAGAAGGAAAATCACTATACATTAGACCTCTAATTTTTGCAACGGAAGAAGCTTTAAAAGCAAGAATTGCTAATAAATATATGTTTGCGATTGTTGCAACTCCAGTGCAAAGTTATTACACAGAGCCAGTTTCTGTAAAAATTTCAGATTTTTATTCTAGAGCGGCAAGTGGTGGAGTAGGTTCTGCTAAAGCTGCAGGAAATTACGCTGCTTCATTTTATCCAACAAAATTAGCTGCAGAAGAAGGTTATGAGCAAATCATCTGGACAGATGATGCTACTCATAAATATTTTGAAGAAAGTGGTACTATGAACGTTTTTGTAAGAATAAACGATACTATTTACACACCTCCAACTTCTGAAAAAATTCTAGATGGAGTTACTAGAGATAGTTTCCTTCAATTAGCAAAACACAAAGGTATTGACGTAAAAGTAGAGCCAGTAGAAGTTGCTAAAGTTCTAGAAGCACATTCAAAAGGTGAGTTAATTGAAGTTTGGGGAGTAGGAACTGCCGTAGTAACTAGCGTTTTTAAAGCTCTTGGTTATAAAGACCAAAAATTAACTTTACCAGAACTTTCAGAAGAAGCAAGTTTCGCGTTAACTCTTAAAAAAGCATTGGTGGATATTCAAACCAATAAAGCTGAAGATCCTTTTGGGTGGAGAGTGAAAGTAGAAAAGCATATTTTAGAAACTGCTTAG
- the mnmD gene encoding tRNA (5-methylaminomethyl-2-thiouridine)(34)-methyltransferase MnmD: protein MKREIKTTLDGSKTLYINDLNECYHSHNGAIQEAEHVFIKNGLKNVYDYEINILEMGFGTGLNALVTINEYLKNDKNHVFHYFTFEKYPVNNEEIVELNYAKHFTFENAQEIYQKIHELEWNKTHEILPNFFFTKYNLDFFKIKEINLPAINLVYYDCFGAKVQPDLWEKPLFEIVKSKMKDGGLLTTYSSKGSVRRILKELNFEVTKLEGPKGKREMINAILKELS from the coding sequence TTGAAAAGAGAAATAAAAACCACATTAGACGGAAGCAAAACATTGTATATCAATGATTTAAATGAATGCTATCATTCTCACAATGGAGCCATCCAAGAAGCAGAACATGTATTTATAAAAAATGGATTAAAAAATGTTTATGATTACGAAATCAACATTTTAGAGATGGGATTTGGCACAGGTCTTAACGCTTTAGTCACAATTAATGAATATTTGAAAAATGATAAAAATCATGTTTTTCACTATTTCACATTCGAAAAATATCCTGTAAATAATGAAGAAATCGTAGAATTGAACTATGCAAAGCATTTTACATTCGAAAATGCGCAAGAAATTTATCAAAAAATCCATGAATTAGAATGGAACAAAACACATGAAATTTTGCCAAATTTCTTCTTTACTAAATACAATTTGGACTTTTTTAAGATAAAAGAGATAAATTTACCTGCAATTAACCTAGTTTATTATGATTGTTTCGGTGCAAAAGTTCAACCAGATTTATGGGAAAAACCGCTATTTGAAATCGTAAAGAGCAAAATGAAAGATGGTGGACTACTCACTACTTATTCTTCAAAAGGAAGCGTGAGAAGAATTCTGAAGGAACTTAATTTCGAAGTTACTAAATTAGAAGGCCCAAAAGGAAAACGCGAAATGATTAATGCCATTTTGAAAGAATTAAGTTAA